The Castanea sativa cultivar Marrone di Chiusa Pesio chromosome 11, ASM4071231v1 genome contains a region encoding:
- the LOC142618031 gene encoding elongation factor 2, protein MVKFTADELRRIMDYKHNIRNMSVIAHVDHGKSTLTDSLVAAAGIIAQEVAGDVRMTDTRADEAERGITIKSTGISLYYEMSTESLKSYKGERNGNEYLINLIDSPGHVDFSSEVTAALRITDGALVVVDCVEGVCVQTETVLRQALGERIRPVLTVNKMDRCFLELQVDGEEAYQTFSRVIENANVIMATYEDPLLGDVQVYPEKGTVAFSAGLHGWAFTLTNFAKMYASKFGVDESKMMERLWGENFFDPATKKWTTKNTGSATCKRGFVQFCYEPIKQIINTCMNDQKDKLWPMLTKLGVTMKSEEKDLMGKPLMKRVMQTWLPASSALLEMMIFHLPSPSTAQKYRVENLYEGPLDDTYANAIRNCDPDGPLMLYVSKMIPASDKGRFFAFGRVFAGRVSTGLKVRIMGPNYVPGEKKDLYVKSVQRTVIWMGKKQETVEDVPCGNTVALVGLDQYITKNATLTNEKETDAHPIRAMKFSVSPVVRVAVQCKVASDLPKLVEGLKRLAKSDPMVVCSIEESGEHIIAGAGELHLEICLKDLQDDFMGGAEIIKSDPVVSFRETVLEKSSRIVMSKSPNKHNRLYMEARPLEEGLAEAIDDGRIGPRDDPKVRSKILAEEFGWDKDLAKKIWCFGPETTGPNMVVDMCKGVQYLNEIKDSVVAGFQWASKEGALAEENMRGICFEVCDVVLHADAIHRGGGQVIPTARRVIYASQLTAKPRLLEPVYMVEIQAPEQALGGIYSVLNQKRGHVFEEMQRPGTPLYNIKAYLPVIESFGFSSTLRAATSGQAFPQCVFDHWDMMSSDPLESGSQASQLVLDIRKRKGLKEQMTPLSEFEDKL, encoded by the exons ATG GTGAAGTTCACAGCCGATGAGCTCCGCAGAATTATGGACTACAAACATAACATCCGTAACATGTCTGTCATTGCCCATGTTGATCATG GGAAGTCAACACTTACCGATTCTCTTGTGGCTGCTGCTGGTATCATTGCTCAAGAAGTTGCTGGTGATGTCCGTATGACAGATACCCGTGCAGATGAGGCAGAACGTGGAATTACCATCAAATCCACAGGTATCTCCCTCTATTATGAGATGAGTACTGAGTCTCTAAAGAGCTACAAGGGAGAGCGTAATGGAAATGAGTACCTGATCAATCTCATTGATTCCCCCGGACACGTTGACTTCTCATCCGAGGTCACAGCTGCTCTTCGTATTACTGATGGTGCACTCGTGGTCGTTGATTGTGTTGAAGGTGTTTGTGTCCAAACAGAAACTGTGCTCCGACAAGCCTTGGGTGAAAGAATTAGGCCTGTCTTGACCGTTAACAAGATGGACAGGTGTTTCCTTGAGCTCCAGGTTGATGGAGAGGAGGCTTACCAAACATTCTCAAGGGTTATTGAGAATGCTAATGTCATTATGGCTACCTATGAAGATCCCCTCCTTGGTGATGTCCAGGTCTACCCCGAGAAAGGAACTGTTGCTTTCTCTGCTGGTTTGCACGGCTGGGCTTTTACTCTAACCAATTTTGCCAAGATGTATGCTTCCAAGTTTGGAGTTGATGAGTCCAAGATGATGGAGCGCCTCTGGGGCGAGAACTTCTTTGATCCTGCTACCAAGAAGTGGACAACTAAGAACACTGGCTCTGCTACCTGCAAGCGTGGTTTTGTTCAGTTCTGTTATGAACCCATCAAGCAGATTATCAACACTTGCATGAATGACCAGAAGGACAAACTGTGGCCCATGCTGACAAAGCTTGGTGTCACCATGAAATCTGAAGAGAAGGACTTAATGGGGAAGCCATTGATGAAGCGTGTCATGCAGACCTGGCTCCCAGCAAGTAGTGCTCTCTTGGAAATGATGATCTTTCACCTTCCATCCCCTTCCACAGCCCAAAAGTATCGTGTTGAAAACTTGTATGAGGGTCCCCTAGATGATACTTATGCTAATGCTATCCGGAACTGTGATCCTGATGGGCCTCTCATGCTCTATGTATCAAAAATGATTCCTGCCTCTGATAAGGGTAGGTTCTTTGCTTTTGGCCGTGTCTTTGCTGGCAGGGTCTCTACAGGTTTAAAGGTTAGAATTATGGGTCCAAACTACGTCCCTGGTGAAAAGAAGGACCTTTATGTTAAAAGTGTGCAGAGGACTGTTATCTGGATGGGGAAGAAGCAGGAAACTGTTGAGGATGTGCCTTGTGGTAACACAGTTGCCTTAGTTGGATTGGATCAATATATCACCAAGAATGCTACTTTGACAAATGAGAAGGAAACTGATGCACACCCAATCCGAGCCATGAAGTTTTCTGTGTCACCTGTTGTCCGCGTGGCTGTTCAATGCAAGGTTGCATCTGACCTTCCCAAGCTTGTTGAAGGTCTGAAACGTTTGGCCAAGTCAGATCCTATGGTTGTATGTTCTATTGAAGAGTCTGGAGAGCATATCATTGCTGGTGCAGGAGAACTCCACCTTGAAATCTGTTTGAAGGATTTGCAGGATGATTTCATGGGTGGAGCAGAAATTATTAAGTCTGACCCTGTTGTGTCCTTCCGTGAGACAGTCCTTGAGAAGTCTTCCCGTATTGTGATGAGCAAGTCACCCAACAAGCATAACCGTCTGTACATGGAAGCACGTCCCTTGGAAGAGGGGCTTGCAGAGGCCATTGATGACGGCCGTATTGGTCCAAGGGATGATCCTAAAGTTCGTTCCAAAATCTTGGCTGAGGAATTTGGCTGGGATAAGGATCTTGCAAAGAAAATCTGGTGTTTTGGCCCTGAGACCACTGGACCTAATATGGTGGTTGATATGTGTAAGGGAGTCCAGTACCTCAATGAAATTAAGGATTCTGTTGTTGCTGGGTTTCAGTGGGCTTCTAAGGAAGGTGCATTGGCTGAAGAAAACATGAGAGGTATCTGTTTTGAAGTCTGTGATGTTGTGCTTCATGCTGATGCCATCCACAGAGGTGGTGGTCAGGTAATTCCTACTGCCAGGAGGGTTATTTATGCTTCCCAGCTGACTGCCAAGCCCAGGCTTCTTGAGCCTGTGTACATGGTGGAAATTCAAGCTCCTGAGCAGGCACTTGGTGGTATCTACAGTGTTCTTAATCAGAAACGTGGACATGTGTTTGAGGAAATGCAGAGGCCTGGTACTCCACTCTACAACATCAAGGCATATTTACCCGTCATTGAGTCTTTTGGATTCTCAAGTACTTTGAGAGCTGCAACCTCAGGGCAGGCTTTCCCACAATGTGTCTTTGATCACTGGGACATGATGTCTTCTGATCCATTGGAATCTGGTTCACAGGCTTCGCAGCTTGTATTAGACATCCGCAAGAGGAAGGGTTTGAAGGAGCAGATGACACCGTTGTCTGAGTTTGAGGACAAGCTATAA